In a genomic window of Roseiflexus castenholzii DSM 13941:
- a CDS encoding integron integrase: MSSSGHPPRLLDQVRGALRRKHYSLRTEEASIGWVRRFIRFHNLRHPREMGSREIGAFLTYLAVEEEVAASTQNQALSALLFLYREVLQIELDADLSITPAKRPQYLPAALSRAEVRAVLAALSGTHQLMAQLLYGSGLRLLECLRLRVKDLDVEQRQLMVRQGKGGKDRATLLPARLHEPLRAHLEHVRSIHEQDLREGFGEVWLPDALARKLPSASREWVWQYVFPSSRRSVDPRSGRMMRYHQDESGLQKAVRRAAQQASVQKRVTCHTFRHRFATHVREAGDDMRTVQDLPGHKGWADHDDRHPRPAPWAWRGA; this comes from the coding sequence ATGTCCTCTTCCGGCCATCCGCCCAGACTGCTCGATCAGGTGCGCGGCGCGCTGCGACGCAAACACTACTCGCTCCGCACCGAAGAGGCGTCTATCGGATGGGTGCGCCGGTTCATCCGCTTTCATAACCTGCGCCATCCGCGCGAGATGGGATCGCGTGAAATTGGCGCCTTCCTGACGTACCTGGCCGTCGAAGAGGAGGTTGCCGCTTCGACCCAGAACCAGGCGCTGAGCGCCTTGCTCTTTCTGTATCGCGAGGTGTTGCAGATCGAGCTTGACGCTGATCTCTCAATAACCCCTGCCAAACGACCTCAGTACCTGCCTGCCGCGCTTAGCCGCGCCGAGGTGCGCGCCGTGCTCGCCGCGCTGTCGGGAACTCATCAGTTGATGGCGCAACTGCTCTACGGCAGCGGGCTGCGCTTGCTGGAGTGTTTGCGTCTGCGGGTGAAAGATCTTGATGTTGAGCAGCGCCAACTGATGGTGCGGCAGGGTAAAGGCGGCAAGGATCGGGCGACGTTGCTGCCCGCACGATTGCATGAGCCGCTGCGCGCTCATCTCGAACACGTGCGTTCGATCCACGAGCAGGATCTCCGCGAGGGCTTCGGTGAGGTCTGGCTGCCCGACGCCCTGGCCCGGAAATTGCCTTCCGCCAGCCGTGAATGGGTCTGGCAGTATGTGTTTCCGTCGAGCCGGCGCTCTGTCGATCCGCGTTCGGGCCGCATGATGCGCTATCATCAAGACGAAAGCGGGTTGCAGAAGGCTGTCCGGCGGGCGGCGCAGCAGGCCAGCGTCCAGAAGCGCGTCACCTGCCACACGTTTCGCCATCGCTTCGCGACGCATGTGCGTGAGGCTGGCGATGATATGCGCACCGTGCAGGATCTTCCGGGTCACAAAGGATGGGCAGACCACGATGATCGACACCCACGTCCTGCGCCGTGGGCCTGGCGGGGTGCGTAG
- a CDS encoding DNA methyltransferase: MKRELHTSTPDTNGAVNRLAPEDSLVHDWYRFVLSFPPHLVRDYLQRFGIGRDHTVLDPFCGTGTTIVECKKLGIPSIGVEAMPWAYFVTTVKTDWTPDPDGLVRHVREVAALAREQLQSEGIEDEPPLPLFRSTSMVGSHHPKVLRKLPPEKEKLLLTNSISPLPLHKTLVLLECLDQCRDEKFRNHELLALGKALVFSISNLNFGPEVGVGPAKPDSPVVAPWLASVEAMAADLRPLRQTEGAPAGVHNADARRISEILTGCTIDAVVTSPPYPNEKDYTRTTRLESVLLGFIKDKADLRALKRGLIRSNTRGVYKGDDDDRWVSDHDEIQRIAKAIETRRVKLGKTSGFERQYHRVTKLYFGGMARHLADLRTVLAPGAQLAYVVGDQASYLRVMIRTGPLLADIAESLGYDVVNIDLFRTRLATATKEQLREEVVILRWPGPRQRRLSGVRAIKVPR, encoded by the coding sequence ATGAAACGAGAGCTCCACACATCCACGCCGGATACCAATGGGGCCGTCAATAGGCTAGCTCCTGAGGACAGCCTCGTGCATGACTGGTATCGATTCGTTCTTTCGTTTCCGCCCCATCTGGTGCGGGACTATCTGCAACGGTTCGGTATCGGTCGAGATCACACCGTTCTCGACCCGTTTTGCGGCACAGGCACCACCATCGTTGAATGCAAGAAACTCGGCATTCCGAGTATAGGAGTCGAGGCGATGCCGTGGGCTTATTTCGTGACCACCGTCAAGACCGATTGGACCCCTGACCCCGATGGTCTTGTGAGGCACGTCCGAGAAGTCGCAGCGTTGGCGAGAGAACAACTCCAATCGGAGGGAATTGAAGATGAACCCCCGCTGCCTTTGTTCAGGAGTACCAGCATGGTGGGTTCGCATCACCCAAAGGTGCTACGGAAGCTTCCTCCAGAAAAGGAAAAGCTTCTTCTGACGAATTCCATTAGCCCACTGCCACTTCATAAAACTCTGGTTCTACTCGAGTGTCTCGATCAATGTCGCGATGAGAAGTTCCGAAACCATGAGCTTCTGGCGCTGGGCAAAGCCCTCGTCTTTTCGATCAGCAATCTGAATTTTGGTCCGGAAGTTGGTGTGGGACCGGCGAAGCCCGATAGCCCGGTTGTTGCGCCGTGGTTGGCATCGGTGGAGGCGATGGCCGCTGACCTCCGGCCCTTGCGACAGACCGAGGGCGCACCAGCCGGAGTGCATAACGCTGACGCCAGGCGGATTTCGGAGATTCTCACCGGATGCACGATCGATGCCGTCGTTACATCCCCGCCCTACCCCAATGAGAAGGACTACACGCGGACAACACGGCTCGAATCCGTGTTGCTCGGTTTCATCAAGGATAAGGCCGACCTCCGAGCCTTGAAGCGAGGCTTGATCCGGTCTAATACTCGTGGGGTTTACAAGGGCGACGACGACGACAGATGGGTGTCCGACCATGATGAAATCCAACGCATTGCGAAGGCGATCGAAACGCGCAGGGTTAAGCTTGGGAAAACATCGGGCTTCGAGCGCCAGTATCACAGGGTAACGAAGCTCTATTTCGGCGGAATGGCGCGTCACCTGGCAGATCTGCGCACAGTCCTAGCCCCAGGTGCACAGCTGGCCTACGTCGTTGGAGATCAGGCATCTTACCTGCGGGTCATGATTCGCACTGGGCCGTTGCTGGCAGATATTGCCGAATCGCTTGGCTATGATGTTGTGAATATCGACTTGTTTCGCACCCGTTTGGCAACAGCAACAAAGGAGCAACTACGTGAAGAAGTCGTGATACTGCGATGGCCTGGTCCCAGACAGCGGCGGCTTTCGGGCGTAAGGGCGATCAAAGTCCCACGGTGA
- a CDS encoding ribosomal protein L7/L12 yields the protein MDSLERERLSTLMKQVHLLERKVDFLLQHLHLEYQEEEPGLMVRPQIEALLKQGKQIEAIKLYRLETGLGLKEAKDAIEKIDKELKGKR from the coding sequence ATGGATTCTCTTGAAAGGGAACGTCTGTCGACATTGATGAAGCAAGTCCATCTCCTTGAACGGAAAGTAGATTTCCTGCTTCAGCATCTCCATTTGGAGTATCAGGAAGAGGAACCGGGTTTAATGGTTCGGCCGCAAATCGAAGCGTTGTTGAAACAAGGTAAGCAAATTGAGGCCATCAAGCTTTATCGTCTGGAAACGGGGCTAGGACTTAAGGAGGCAAAGGACGCTATCGAGAAGATTGATAAAGAGTTGAAAGGCAAGCGGTAA
- a CDS encoding HD domain-containing protein, with translation MTYTDRAFAILHEWVQGEQLRKHCYAVAASMRHFAQLNGADPDLWGAIGLLHDMDFERYPQMPPPGDSATAASEAILAGQAMEPPLPMHPFVGVTHLRLNGWPPEVCRAILSHANYSGVPRNTVLEKTLAAVDELSSFVVAVALVRPTKSIFDVDVTAVRKKMKDKAFARAVSRDEITHNAAALGMPLDEVIGHVIDGLRADAQRLGIAGSAG, from the coding sequence GTGACGTACACTGATCGCGCGTTTGCGATCCTGCACGAGTGGGTGCAGGGTGAACAATTGCGCAAGCACTGCTATGCCGTTGCGGCGTCGATGCGCCATTTTGCGCAGTTAAACGGCGCCGATCCCGACTTGTGGGGAGCGATTGGTCTGCTGCACGACATGGATTTCGAGCGTTATCCGCAGATGCCTCCGCCGGGCGACAGCGCCACTGCTGCGTCCGAAGCGATTCTGGCGGGGCAGGCGATGGAGCCGCCGCTTCCGATGCACCCGTTCGTCGGGGTGACCCACCTGCGATTGAACGGTTGGCCGCCGGAGGTGTGCCGCGCCATTCTGTCGCACGCAAACTACAGTGGCGTTCCGCGCAATACTGTGCTGGAAAAAACCCTCGCAGCCGTCGATGAACTGTCGAGTTTCGTGGTGGCAGTCGCACTCGTCCGCCCGACAAAGAGCATCTTCGACGTCGATGTCACAGCGGTGCGCAAGAAGATGAAAGACAAAGCGTTTGCGCGCGCCGTGAGCCGCGACGAAATCACCCACAACGCTGCGGCGCTCGGCATGCCGCTCGATGAGGTTATCGGGCATGTTATCGACGGGTTGCGCGCCGATGCACAGCGGTTGGGGATCGCCGGCAGCGCGGGATGA
- a CDS encoding carbohydrate kinase family protein, which produces MADVVSMGELLVEFVATIPNTPLARVPGFIKAPGGAPANVAVGLQRLGLSARFVGKVGDDPFGIYLRESLAQEGVDTRFLLVDRRARTTAVFVAVWDDGRKDLCFYRNPGADMLLAPDEIDERIFDGARCFHFGSIGFIDEPCASAQRRALEIACARGLMITYDPNYRPTLWRNTDTARAVIQDSFRFCHLAKISEEEWETATGERDLDAGIAAVLAKGVELLVISRGARGAIATNGAYRIELAPPSVPVVETTGAGDGFMAAMITRLLPERERVGSLARVEPGLVREALIFANAVGALTCTKPGAIPALPTRTEVERFLQQ; this is translated from the coding sequence ATGGCTGATGTCGTCTCGATGGGAGAGTTGCTGGTTGAGTTTGTGGCGACCATCCCAAACACGCCGCTGGCGCGCGTGCCCGGTTTCATCAAGGCGCCCGGCGGCGCGCCTGCCAATGTCGCCGTCGGGTTACAACGCCTGGGTCTCAGCGCGCGTTTCGTCGGCAAGGTCGGCGACGATCCGTTTGGCATCTACCTGCGCGAGAGCCTGGCGCAGGAAGGGGTTGATACCCGTTTTCTGCTGGTGGACCGAAGGGCGCGCACCACGGCGGTGTTTGTAGCGGTATGGGACGACGGGCGCAAAGACCTCTGCTTCTACCGCAATCCTGGCGCCGACATGCTGCTTGCGCCGGATGAGATCGACGAGCGAATCTTCGACGGGGCGCGCTGTTTTCATTTTGGCTCAATCGGCTTCATCGACGAACCGTGTGCGTCGGCGCAGCGCCGCGCACTCGAGATTGCCTGCGCGCGCGGATTAATGATCACCTACGATCCGAACTATCGCCCGACCCTCTGGCGCAACACCGACACCGCGCGCGCCGTCATCCAGGACTCATTCCGCTTCTGCCATCTTGCCAAGATTAGCGAAGAAGAATGGGAGACGGCAACCGGCGAACGCGACCTCGACGCTGGCATCGCGGCAGTGCTGGCGAAAGGGGTCGAACTCCTGGTCATCAGCCGGGGGGCGCGTGGCGCCATTGCGACCAATGGCGCGTATCGCATCGAACTCGCGCCGCCGTCCGTGCCGGTGGTGGAAACAACCGGCGCCGGCGACGGGTTTATGGCGGCCATGATCACGCGCCTGCTGCCGGAGCGTGAGCGGGTGGGGTCACTCGCGCGCGTCGAACCCGGTCTTGTGCGCGAAGCGTTAATCTTCGCCAACGCCGTTGGCGCGTTGACCTGCACCAAACCGGGCGCCATTCCGGCGCTGCCAACGCGCACCGAGGTCGAGCGGTTTCTTCAGCAGTGA
- a CDS encoding Gfo/Idh/MocA family protein — MITPANVGIIGCGNISGIYLENSRMFDALNVVAVADIDPDRAQARAAEYNVPKACSVEELLADPDIEIVINLTTPDAHGPVALAALNAGKHVYNEKPLAVTRDEARALLDLAERKGLRVGCAPDTFLGGGLQTCRKLIDDGWIGEPIGATAFMMSHGPESWHPNPTFFYQPGGGPMFDMGPYYLTALCVLLGPVRRVTGSARISFAERTVTGERNYGATIPVNTPTHVAGVLDFASGAVATIITSFDVWSSQLPRIEIYGSHGTLSVPDPNTFDGPVLLRRAGAREWSSIPLSHGFTRNSRGIGVADMATAIRTDRPHRASGELAYHVLDIMHAIHDASREERHILLRSAMTRPKPLPLGLGERGVDAE, encoded by the coding sequence ATGATCACCCCCGCCAACGTCGGCATTATTGGCTGTGGCAACATCAGCGGCATCTACCTGGAAAATAGCAGGATGTTCGACGCGCTCAACGTCGTCGCCGTGGCGGACATCGATCCGGATCGGGCGCAGGCGCGCGCGGCGGAGTACAACGTTCCCAAAGCGTGTAGTGTCGAGGAATTGCTGGCCGATCCCGACATTGAGATTGTCATCAACCTGACCACCCCCGATGCCCATGGTCCGGTCGCGCTTGCAGCCTTGAACGCCGGCAAGCACGTCTATAACGAAAAGCCGCTTGCCGTCACCCGCGACGAGGCGCGCGCATTGCTCGATCTCGCTGAACGCAAAGGGCTGCGTGTCGGCTGTGCGCCCGATACGTTCCTCGGCGGTGGGTTGCAGACCTGCCGTAAACTGATCGATGACGGCTGGATCGGTGAGCCGATCGGGGCGACGGCTTTCATGATGAGCCACGGACCAGAAAGCTGGCATCCGAACCCCACATTTTTCTACCAGCCCGGCGGCGGTCCGATGTTCGATATGGGACCCTATTACCTGACGGCGCTCTGTGTGCTGCTTGGTCCGGTGCGACGGGTGACCGGCTCGGCGCGTATATCGTTCGCGGAACGCACGGTGACCGGCGAGCGCAACTATGGCGCAACGATTCCGGTCAACACCCCGACGCATGTCGCCGGTGTGCTCGATTTCGCTTCTGGCGCAGTGGCAACAATCATCACCAGTTTCGATGTCTGGAGTTCGCAATTGCCGCGCATCGAGATTTACGGTTCGCACGGCACGCTGAGCGTTCCCGACCCGAACACCTTCGATGGTCCGGTGCTGTTGCGCCGCGCCGGTGCGCGCGAGTGGTCGAGCATACCGCTGTCGCATGGTTTCACCCGCAACAGTCGCGGCATCGGCGTAGCAGACATGGCGACCGCCATCCGAACGGATAGACCGCATCGCGCATCCGGCGAACTTGCGTACCATGTGCTCGACATTATGCACGCCATTCATGATGCATCGCGCGAGGAGCGTCACATCTTGTTGCGCAGCGCGATGACCCGCCCGAAGCCGCTGCCGCTCGGTCTTGGCGAGCGTGGCGTTGATGCGGAGTGA
- a CDS encoding ThuA domain-containing protein yields MKSVLFVWGGWEGHEPKRCVDIFAPLLRAEGYEVTISDTLDSYLDRERLHAYSLIVQVYTMSTITREQERGLLDAIASGVGFAGWHGGMADAFRQSTDYQFMVGGQWVAHPGNIIDYTVNIINHDHPITAGLNDFRMHSEQYYMHVDPSNHVLATTTFSGEYCPWIEGVVMPVVWTRMWGKGRVSYCSLGHVARDFDVPEARELVRRGMLWASRSEP; encoded by the coding sequence ATGAAGTCGGTTTTGTTCGTCTGGGGCGGCTGGGAGGGACACGAGCCAAAGCGGTGTGTCGATATTTTTGCTCCGCTGCTACGCGCCGAAGGGTACGAGGTGACGATCAGCGACACGCTCGACTCATACCTCGACCGCGAACGCCTGCACGCCTACAGCCTCATCGTTCAGGTCTACACCATGTCAACAATCACGCGCGAGCAGGAGCGAGGGCTGCTCGACGCCATCGCAAGCGGCGTCGGCTTTGCCGGTTGGCACGGCGGCATGGCGGACGCATTCCGCCAGAGCACCGACTATCAATTCATGGTTGGGGGGCAGTGGGTTGCGCATCCCGGCAATATTATCGACTACACAGTGAACATCATCAACCACGACCATCCGATCACCGCCGGTTTGAACGATTTTCGCATGCACTCCGAACAGTACTATATGCACGTTGATCCGAGTAATCACGTGCTGGCGACGACCACATTCAGCGGCGAATACTGCCCCTGGATCGAAGGAGTGGTCATGCCGGTCGTCTGGACGCGCATGTGGGGCAAGGGGCGCGTCTCCTACTGCTCGCTAGGGCACGTGGCGCGCGACTTCGACGTTCCCGAAGCGCGCGAGTTGGTGCGGCGCGGCATGCTCTGGGCTAGCCGGAGCGAGCCTTGA
- a CDS encoding ECF transporter S component, translating to MTTSTTSQRSGLSSTALALIPIAIAINVALGQLVQSVLKLPIYLDSIGTVLVGVLLGPLAGAITGVLANVIWGLTLAPSALPFAAVAAVIGLIAGYARQYGAMQVWWKMALAGVITGVVAAAISAPIAAYVFGGVTGAGTDVLVAIFQNFGASVLGASFMQGAVSDPLDKTITYLIVWAIISALPKRLLARFGVHDK from the coding sequence ATGACCACTTCGACGACGTCGCAACGCAGCGGGTTGAGCAGCACTGCGCTGGCGCTCATTCCAATCGCAATTGCGATCAACGTGGCGCTTGGACAGTTGGTGCAGAGCGTCCTGAAATTGCCGATCTATCTCGATTCGATCGGCACGGTGCTGGTTGGCGTTCTGCTTGGTCCACTGGCAGGGGCGATCACCGGCGTGCTCGCCAATGTCATTTGGGGATTGACATTGGCGCCCTCAGCGCTGCCGTTCGCGGCGGTGGCGGCGGTGATCGGTCTGATTGCCGGATATGCCCGACAGTACGGCGCGATGCAGGTGTGGTGGAAAATGGCGCTGGCAGGGGTGATTACCGGCGTGGTCGCTGCGGCTATCTCGGCGCCAATCGCCGCGTATGTGTTCGGCGGCGTCACGGGAGCGGGCACCGATGTGTTGGTGGCGATATTCCAGAACTTTGGCGCCAGTGTGTTAGGCGCTTCATTCATGCAGGGTGCTGTTTCCGACCCGCTCGATAAGACGATCACGTACCTGATTGTCTGGGCGATCATCAGTGCGCTGCCGAAACGCCTGCTTGCGCGCTTCGGCGTTCACGACAAGTAA
- a CDS encoding energy-coupling factor transporter transmembrane component T family protein, whose product MQRTGLFIERAGFLQRLNPLTKGTGAVLLIGMTFLLPAPLTGAILLPGVLLPLAFASLVASRFLDVLVKTLLPVLISLALVQGLFFPTADPTTIAIGPLLFRRAGLQFALDTGSRLLIVAGAPLLLFQTTHPGTLVQALIQSGMPRSIGYILLVALQLIPAISERAVGVAEAQRARGLETEGNVLRRVRGVLPLVSPLIVGALVEAEERAMAIEARAFNAPGPKTWLRDIPDPRAEQIVRIGMLAALGALIVWRVATLFS is encoded by the coding sequence GTGCAACGCACCGGTCTGTTTATCGAACGCGCCGGTTTTCTCCAGCGGTTGAACCCGTTGACGAAAGGAACCGGCGCAGTGTTGCTCATTGGCATGACGTTCCTGCTCCCTGCGCCGCTGACAGGAGCGATACTTTTGCCTGGTGTGCTGCTGCCGCTGGCGTTCGCATCGCTGGTGGCGAGTCGCTTTCTCGATGTGCTGGTAAAAACGCTGCTGCCGGTGCTGATCTCGCTGGCGCTGGTGCAGGGGTTGTTCTTTCCCACCGCCGATCCGACAACCATTGCCATCGGTCCGCTTCTGTTCCGTCGCGCCGGGCTTCAATTCGCGCTCGACACCGGCAGCCGGTTGCTGATCGTTGCCGGAGCGCCACTGCTGCTGTTTCAGACAACGCATCCCGGAACGCTGGTGCAGGCGCTCATCCAGAGCGGTATGCCACGCTCAATCGGGTACATCTTGCTGGTGGCGCTGCAACTCATTCCTGCGATCAGCGAGCGCGCCGTGGGAGTGGCGGAAGCGCAACGCGCGCGCGGTTTGGAAACTGAAGGGAACGTGCTGCGACGTGTGCGCGGCGTGCTTCCGCTCGTCAGCCCGCTGATCGTTGGCGCCCTGGTCGAAGCGGAGGAGCGCGCCATGGCGATTGAGGCGCGCGCCTTCAATGCGCCCGGTCCGAAAACGTGGCTGCGCGACATTCCCGATCCGCGCGCTGAACAGATTGTGCGGATTGGGATGCTGGCGGCGCTGGGAGCGCTGATCGTCTGGCGTGTTGCGACGCTCTTCTCATAA
- a CDS encoding ABC transporter ATP-binding protein, translating into MTYRDPISTTILWFTMNNMGQQHTPIALHRVTFTYAGATEPALRNVTLTVPAGQICAVIGRAGAGKSTLCALCAGFVPHFFRGRLDGDASVDGLAIATHPIAELVRHVALVGSNAFSQISGARFTVYDEVAFGLENLGVPREEMIARVEWALQALGIDHLRDRSPYALSGGQQQRMVIAAALAMRPPVLALDEPTAQLDPPAMAELADVLRALSRQGMTILVAEHRLEWVADVAERVVALDRGAVLADGAPADVLTDPRLCERGIGWTRPTKIAAQARTDGRWPPNRPLPITVADLVAGLRAIATGQHPASAQDGAIDSTGVQPTSVQRMTHSTEPIVTLDEVHFTYPTGVEALRGASLAVRRGERIALVGRNGAGKSTLVRHLNGLLRPSRGRALVNGIDTRTTTVARCARHVGVVFQDVRNQLFARTVRDEIRFGPQNLGFAPEKVEALTETAIDALDLRDVVNEHPYDLPPARRRLVAVAAVLAMDTALLVLDEPTAGLDNASIDVLARLIDDLATRQRSVLVVSHDLDFCYETLDRVVLMRDGRIALDKRFAELDRAQMEALDSDVGLPITLRLRYVNP; encoded by the coding sequence TTGACCTATCGTGATCCCATCTCCACCACGATCCTGTGGTTCACCATGAACAATATGGGGCAACAACACACCCCTATTGCGCTGCACCGTGTGACCTTCACCTACGCGGGAGCAACCGAACCGGCGTTGCGCAACGTAACGCTTACGGTTCCTGCCGGTCAGATCTGCGCAGTTATCGGCAGGGCCGGCGCCGGCAAAAGCACCCTCTGCGCGCTCTGCGCCGGCTTCGTGCCGCACTTCTTTCGCGGTCGTCTCGACGGTGATGCGTCGGTTGATGGATTGGCGATAGCCACCCATCCCATCGCCGAACTGGTGCGTCATGTGGCGCTGGTCGGCAGCAACGCCTTCAGCCAGATCTCCGGCGCGCGGTTCACCGTGTACGACGAAGTGGCATTTGGGCTGGAAAATCTCGGCGTGCCGCGAGAAGAGATGATCGCGCGCGTCGAATGGGCGCTTCAGGCGCTTGGCATCGACCATCTGCGTGACCGTTCGCCTTATGCGCTGTCGGGTGGGCAGCAGCAGCGCATGGTCATTGCCGCTGCGCTGGCGATGCGCCCGCCGGTGCTGGCGCTCGATGAGCCAACTGCGCAGCTCGACCCGCCGGCGATGGCGGAATTGGCAGATGTGCTGCGGGCGCTGAGCCGGCAAGGGATGACCATTCTGGTTGCCGAACATCGGTTGGAATGGGTTGCCGACGTGGCGGAACGGGTGGTGGCGCTGGATCGCGGCGCCGTTCTCGCCGATGGCGCGCCTGCCGATGTGCTGACCGATCCGCGACTGTGCGAGCGTGGCATCGGTTGGACCCGTCCGACGAAAATAGCGGCACAGGCGCGCACCGACGGACGCTGGCCACCGAATCGTCCTCTGCCGATCACGGTTGCCGACCTTGTGGCGGGATTGCGCGCCATAGCCACAGGTCAGCATCCTGCGTCTGCACAGGATGGCGCCATCGATTCAACGGGAGTCCAGCCAACGAGTGTACAGCGGATGACACACAGCACCGAACCTATCGTGACACTCGATGAGGTGCATTTTACGTACCCGACCGGCGTTGAGGCGTTGCGTGGCGCATCGCTGGCGGTGCGACGCGGTGAGCGGATTGCGCTGGTGGGGCGAAACGGTGCGGGAAAGAGCACGCTGGTGCGACATCTGAACGGTCTGTTGCGCCCGTCGCGCGGGCGCGCCCTGGTGAACGGCATTGACACGCGGACAACCACTGTAGCGCGGTGCGCTCGTCATGTCGGCGTCGTCTTCCAGGATGTGCGCAATCAACTGTTTGCCCGCACCGTGCGCGACGAGATCCGTTTTGGACCACAAAACCTGGGATTTGCGCCGGAAAAGGTCGAGGCATTGACCGAGACGGCGATCGATGCGCTCGATCTGCGCGATGTCGTCAATGAGCATCCCTACGATCTGCCGCCTGCCCGTCGTCGTCTTGTGGCGGTTGCCGCAGTTCTGGCGATGGACACGGCGCTGCTGGTGCTCGATGAACCGACTGCCGGGCTTGACAACGCCAGCATCGATGTGCTGGCGCGGCTGATCGACGATCTTGCGACACGCCAGCGGAGTGTGCTGGTCGTCAGTCACGACCTCGATTTCTGTTACGAGACGCTTGATCGTGTTGTTCTCATGCGCGATGGGCGGATCGCGCTCGACAAACGTTTTGCAGAACTCGACCGGGCGCAGATGGAAGCGCTCGACAGTGATGTCGGGTTGCCCATCACGCTGCGCCTGCGTTACGTAAACCCATAG
- a CDS encoding tetratricopeptide repeat protein encodes MTMPSDPTIPAPPQTGRTPTERIREEPIGLWAQLLTAFRDLSGAFDAFANDANPEVRALGRAARARRPQQANDYFAIGDLCARLTAQGATLSQTYAAKTVAAYTRAGELSSRDLPAARRAIIAFAFWIADAARTLGNYESIETALLICEQARRLISGAGLSHDERRLQMTEDRLREQMTRMFEGESASADKRASAERESRMLCDQGQILLRQGRPQEAFERFEAALAASDTNQSAWLWRAMALTDLGRFDDALASYDRALALEPESAGVWNNKGALLMELGRLEAALECFERAIDLAAPISTVKAVYWLNRGKVLYMLGRYAEARDALMHSHELEPSPESAAGIAACRERLEGSTGSNVL; translated from the coding sequence ATGACTATGCCTTCCGATCCGACCATTCCTGCACCGCCACAAACCGGTCGCACCCCGACAGAGCGCATCCGTGAAGAGCCGATCGGTTTGTGGGCGCAATTGTTGACTGCGTTCCGCGACCTGAGCGGCGCATTCGATGCATTCGCCAACGATGCCAACCCGGAGGTGCGCGCTCTGGGGCGCGCCGCGCGCGCGCGGCGCCCGCAACAGGCGAACGATTACTTCGCAATCGGCGATCTTTGCGCCCGCCTGACGGCGCAGGGCGCGACACTCAGCCAGACGTATGCCGCCAAGACGGTTGCAGCGTACACCAGAGCAGGGGAGTTGTCGAGCCGGGATCTGCCTGCCGCGCGACGCGCCATTATCGCATTTGCGTTCTGGATCGCAGATGCAGCGCGCACTCTGGGCAACTACGAATCGATTGAGACGGCGCTGCTGATCTGTGAGCAGGCACGACGACTGATAAGCGGCGCAGGGTTGAGTCATGACGAACGGCGCTTGCAGATGACCGAAGATCGCCTGCGTGAGCAGATGACGCGTATGTTCGAGGGTGAAAGCGCATCTGCGGATAAACGCGCCAGCGCCGAACGAGAAAGCCGTATGCTCTGCGACCAGGGACAGATTCTGTTGCGCCAGGGGCGCCCTCAGGAGGCATTCGAGCGTTTCGAGGCGGCGCTGGCGGCATCGGACACCAATCAGAGCGCCTGGCTCTGGCGCGCGATGGCGCTCACCGATCTCGGTCGCTTCGATGATGCGCTCGCCAGTTATGATCGAGCGCTGGCGCTCGAACCGGAGAGCGCCGGTGTGTGGAACAACAAAGGGGCGCTCCTGATGGAACTCGGACGCCTTGAGGCGGCGCTGGAGTGCTTTGAGCGCGCCATCGACCTGGCTGCGCCGATTTCGACGGTGAAGGCGGTCTACTGGCTCAATCGCGGTAAAGTGCTCTATATGCTGGGGCGCTACGCCGAAGCGCGCGATGCGCTGATGCACTCGCATGAGCTCGAACCTTCTCCTGAAAGCGCCGCAGGAATTGCCGCTTGTCGTGAGCGTCTCGAAGGTTCTACCGGTTCTAACGTTCTATGA